A genome region from Deltaproteobacteria bacterium CG11_big_fil_rev_8_21_14_0_20_42_23 includes the following:
- a CDS encoding DNA gyrase subunit A, translating into MNHSAEVIKVNIEEEMKGSYLDYAMSVIIGRALPDVRDGLKPVHRRILYAMFREGLLSNKRFSKCAGVVGEVLKKYHPHGDTAVYDTLVRMAQDWNLRYPLINGQGNFGSIDGDSAAAYRYTEAKLKALAEELLADIDKETVDFAPNFDGTTTEPLVLPTRLPNLLINGSDGIAVGMATKIPPHNLGEVIDASLAYIQNPAITVTELMKFIPGPDFPTGTFIHGRDGIKQAYETGRGIIQMRARAMIEPMAKGDRESIIVTEIPYQVNKARLIERIAELVQTGKIEGISDLRDESDRDGMRIALELKRGAVAGVVLNQLYKHTAMQGSFGVIMLAIVNGQPKVLSLREMIGHFIDHRKEVVVRRTTYDLRKAEERAHILEGLKIAVENIDEVVALIKKSKEPAAARVALMKTFKLSEIQAQAILEMRLQRLTGLEREKIIAEYKEIQELIKSLKAILADERLVFKIISDELNEMRKKYADERRTVIQGKSDDLSVEDLIQEEEVVVTVSHRGYIKRNPISIYRAQRRGGKGKKGMTTRSEDFVETLFVASTHSYVLVFSNAGKVYWLKVHQIPQVGRVARGQAISNLINMPNEESIASILPVMQFEESKFIVMATKKGIVKKTDLMAYSRPRAGGIIACTIDADDELISSEMTDGKSEIFLATRNGQVIRFPETDVRDMGRAARGVRGIKLKKNDELIGMEIISTNASMITVTEKGYGKRTKVEEYRIQSRGGSGIIGIKVSEKNGAVVGVKQVTDIDDIMLVSDQGKVIRSSSKGVSTIGRATQGVRLINVDKGEKVVSLAKLAEGEDDGTE; encoded by the coding sequence ATGAATCATTCAGCTGAAGTGATTAAAGTAAACATTGAAGAGGAAATGAAGGGCTCGTATCTTGATTACGCGATGAGTGTCATTATTGGCCGTGCTCTTCCTGATGTTCGTGATGGTTTGAAGCCTGTGCATCGCCGTATTTTGTATGCCATGTTCCGCGAAGGTCTTCTTTCAAACAAACGTTTTTCGAAGTGTGCCGGGGTAGTTGGTGAAGTGCTTAAAAAATATCACCCTCACGGCGATACCGCTGTTTATGATACTTTGGTGCGAATGGCGCAAGACTGGAACTTGCGATATCCTCTTATCAACGGACAAGGTAACTTCGGAAGTATAGATGGTGATAGTGCCGCTGCTTATCGTTATACAGAAGCAAAATTGAAAGCCCTTGCCGAAGAATTGCTTGCCGATATCGATAAAGAAACAGTTGATTTTGCTCCCAACTTTGATGGCACAACTACCGAGCCACTTGTTCTTCCCACGAGACTTCCAAATCTTCTCATCAACGGTTCCGATGGTATTGCCGTTGGTATGGCAACAAAAATTCCTCCGCACAATTTAGGCGAAGTGATTGATGCGAGTCTTGCCTATATTCAAAATCCCGCCATCACCGTAACCGAATTGATGAAGTTTATTCCGGGTCCAGATTTTCCAACGGGCACTTTCATTCACGGCCGCGATGGCATCAAACAAGCTTACGAAACAGGCCGCGGCATTATTCAAATGCGAGCTCGAGCGATGATTGAACCCATGGCGAAAGGTGACCGCGAGTCTATTATTGTTACCGAAATTCCGTATCAAGTGAACAAAGCAAGACTTATCGAACGCATTGCTGAACTTGTTCAAACCGGAAAAATTGAAGGCATCAGTGATCTTCGCGACGAATCCGACCGCGATGGAATGCGCATTGCACTTGAACTTAAGCGCGGCGCTGTTGCGGGTGTTGTTTTGAATCAGCTGTACAAACACACCGCAATGCAAGGTTCGTTTGGGGTGATCATGCTTGCCATTGTGAATGGTCAGCCAAAAGTGCTTTCACTTCGTGAAATGATTGGTCACTTTATCGATCACCGAAAAGAAGTGGTGGTCAGAAGAACAACTTACGATTTAAGAAAAGCTGAAGAGCGCGCTCACATTTTGGAAGGCCTCAAAATTGCGGTAGAAAATATTGATGAAGTTGTAGCACTCATCAAAAAATCAAAAGAGCCAGCCGCCGCCAGAGTGGCATTGATGAAAACCTTCAAGCTGAGCGAAATTCAAGCACAAGCTATTTTGGAAATGCGTTTGCAACGTTTAACCGGTTTAGAACGCGAAAAAATTATTGCAGAGTACAAAGAAATTCAAGAACTCATCAAAAGCTTAAAAGCAATTCTTGCAGATGAACGTCTTGTTTTCAAAATCATTTCTGATGAGTTGAATGAAATGAGAAAAAAATATGCCGACGAGCGGCGCACTGTTATTCAAGGAAAGTCTGATGATCTTTCGGTGGAAGATCTTATCCAAGAAGAGGAAGTAGTGGTTACCGTTTCGCATCGTGGCTACATCAAGCGAAATCCAATTTCCATTTACCGAGCACAGCGCCGCGGTGGTAAAGGTAAAAAGGGAATGACAACGCGTTCCGAAGATTTTGTGGAAACGCTTTTTGTAGCTTCAACTCATAGTTACGTGCTTGTGTTTTCAAATGCTGGAAAAGTGTACTGGCTGAAAGTGCATCAAATTCCACAAGTGGGCAGAGTTGCCAGGGGTCAGGCCATTAGCAATCTCATCAACATGCCAAACGAAGAAAGCATCGCTTCTATTTTGCCGGTGATGCAATTTGAAGAGAGCAAGTTTATTGTGATGGCCACGAAAAAAGGTATCGTGAAAAAAACAGACCTCATGGCGTATTCACGTCCACGTGCTGGTGGCATTATTGCGTGCACCATTGACGCCGACGATGAGTTGATATCATCTGAAATGACAGATGGAAAAAGTGAAATTTTCTTAGCCACTCGCAATGGCCAAGTGATTCGTTTCCCAGAAACTGATGTGCGCGACATGGGCAGAGCTGCTCGTGGTGTGCGCGGGATCAAGCTGAAGAAAAATGACGAGCTTATTGGAATGGAAATTATTTCAACAAACGCTTCCATGATTACGGTAACCGAAAAAGGTTATGGCAAGCGCACCAAAGTGGAAGAGTATCGCATTCAGTCTCGCGGCGGTTCCGGAATTATCGGTATTAAAGTGAGCGAGAAAAATGGTGCAGTTGTGGGCGTGAAGCAGGTGACTGACATCGACGATATCATGCTGGTGAGCGATCAGGGCAAAGTGATTCGCAGCAGCTCGAAGGGCGTTTCCACTATTGGCCGGGCTACTCAAGGCGTACGTCTTATCAATGTAGATAAAGGCGAAAAAGTAGTTTCGTTGGCAAAATTGGCTGAAGGTGAAGATGATGGCACCGAATAA
- a CDS encoding DNA-binding protein HU (histone-like DNA-binding protein): MTKAELISDIAKECKISKALAERVLNSVTHNVSRCLRKSDKITLTGFGTFYVSRRKARTGRNPQTGAVIKINARKVPRFKPGKQLRDWIK; encoded by the coding sequence ATGACAAAAGCAGAACTCATTTCGGATATTGCTAAAGAATGCAAGATCTCCAAAGCTCTTGCAGAGAGGGTTCTCAACTCAGTAACCCACAACGTTTCACGTTGTTTGCGTAAAAGTGATAAAATTACGCTTACTGGGTTTGGTACTTTCTACGTATCACGTCGTAAAGCCAGAACTGGCCGCAATCCACAGACAGGTGCAGTTATTAAAATCAACGCGAGAAAAGTACCTCGTTTCAAACCAGGTAAACAACTTCGCGATTGGATTAAGTAA